GTTCAGCGTACATTTCAGCGTCAGGGTTCTTTACAGGATCATCAGAATAAACGCCGTCCACTTTAGTACCCTTTAACACAACATCAGCTTCAATTTCGATACCGCGTAAACATGCTGCTGAATCTGTTGTAAAGAATGGGTTACCAGTACCAGCAGAAAAAATCACTACGCGGCCTTCTTTAAGCATGCTAATAGCTTCTGCCCAGTTGTATGAATCACACACACCTTTTAAATCAACTGCTGACATGAGTCGCGCGTTAACATAGGCACGGTGTAGTGCATCACGCATCGCAAGGCCATTCATTACCGTTGCAAGCATACCCATTTGGTCACCAACAACACGATTCATGCCCGCTTCAGCTAAGCTTTCACCGCGGTAGATATTACCACCGCCTAATACGATACCTACTTGAACACCTAACTCAACCAATTCTTTGATTTCCTGAGCCATGCGATCAAGTACCTTAGGGTCAATCCCAAATCCTTGCTCACCTACTAGTGCTTCACCACTTAGTTTCAATAAAATTCGACGGTAAGTCGGTTTTGGATTTGCAGTCATTCTAATTACCTTTGCCTGATTTATAGCGAATGTGGTTAACACCACTTAGTTTATGATTGCACTCTTTATCGTAATTTTAAAAGTACAGATTAAAAGTCCAATCATAAATTAAGCATTCAAAAAGACCGCAGCTAGGCCACGGTCTTTTTTTAACAACAAAAATGTTGTTATTTACTCAATCGATTACTGTTTTGCAGCAGCGATTTGAGCTTCAACTTCTGCAGCGAAGTCTTCTTCTTTCTTCTCGATACCTTCACCAACTTCTAGGCGAATGAATGAAGAAACTGAAGCGTTCTTAGCTTTAAGAATTTGACCAACAGTTTGCTTAGGTTCCATGATGAACGCTTGACCAGTAAGAGAAACCTCACCAGTGAATTTCTTCATGCGACCAGCAACCATTTTCTCAGCGATTTCAGCAGGCTTGCCTTCGTTCATCGCGATTTCGATTTGTAGTTTACGCTCGCGCTCAACTACTTCAGCAGGTACGTCTTCTGGGTTAACGAACTCTGGACGAGAAGCAGCAACGTGCATAGCAACGTGCTTAAGTGTTTCTTCGTCAGCTTCACCAGCAACAACAACACCAATGCGCTCACCGTGACGGTAAGAAGCAAGAGAACCACCTTTCACGTACTCAACGCGACGGATGTTCATGTTCTCACCGATTTTAGCAACTAAAGCGATACGCGTTTCTTCGAATTTCGCTTGTAGCTCTTCAGAAGTTAGTTCTTCAGCGATAGCTGCATCAGCAACTTCGTTAGCGAACGCTAAGAAACCAGCATCTTTAGCAACGAAGTCAGTTTGACAGTTAACTTCAACTAGCGCAGCAACGCCTTCTTTTTGCTTAACGATGATAGTACCTTCAGCAGCGATGTTACCCGCTTTCTTAGCAGCTTTAGCTTGACCGTTTTTACGCATTTGGTCGATTGCCGCTTCGATGTCACCATTAGTTTCAGTTAATGCTTTTTTACAGTCCATCATGCCCGCGCCAGTGCGGTCACGAAGTTCTTTTACTAACTTAGCAGTAATTGCCATTTTATATTCCTCTGTATTTCAAAAAGGCACCAAGGATTACTCCTTGCTGCCTACTTAAATGTGTGATTTAGAAAGCTCTAAATTACTCAGCTTCAACGAAACCGTCAGTTTCAGCTTGTGCAGCAACAGTGTTGTTACGACCTTCGTTAACAGCAGTTGCAGCAGCTTTAGTGTAAAGCTGGATAGCGCGGATCGCGTCATCGTTACCAGGAACGATGTAGTCGATACCATCTGGGTTAGAGTTAGTATCAACGATAGCAACAACAGGAATACCTAGGTTGTTAGCTTCTTTAACAGCAATGTGCTCGTGGTCAGCATCAATTACAAAAATCACGTCTGGTAGACCGTTCATGTTTTTGATACCGCCTAGAGATTTCTCTAGTTTTTCCATTTCACGAGTACGCATTAACGCTTCTTTCTTAACTAGCTTAGCGAAAGTACCGTCTTGTGATTGTTGCTCAAGGTCTTTTAGACGCTTGATTGATTGACGAACTGTTTTCCAGTTAGTCAACATACCACCTAACCAACGGTGGTTTACGTAGAATTGGTCACACTCTAGTGCCGCTTCTTTGATAGCATCGCCAGCAGCGCGCTTAGTACCAACGAAAAGGATTTTACCTTTCTTAGATGCAACGTTGCTTAATACAGCAAGTGCTTCGTTGAACATTGGTGCAGTTTGCTCTAAGTTGATGATATGAACCTTGTTACGAGCACCGAAGATGAATGGCTTCATCTTTGGATTCCAGTAACGAGTTTGGTGACCGAAGTGAACACCAGCTTGCAGCATATCGCGCATTGAAACAGTAGCCATAATAAATTTCCTCTTGGGGTTAGGCCTCCACGCATCCCAAATTTCGAACTTTTCGTCAATTTGACGATAAAGCACCCCGAAATCGGTTAAAAATACGTGTGTGATTTAAGATAAATGTAATTTTTAGTGGTTCTTTATAGACAAGATCATTAAAATCAGCGTAAAACCGACTTTAGATGAAAGTTGAATATATTCCCCGGCGCGCTTTATACCAAAAACACGCGGAGAAAACAAGTTTTAGCCAAGATTAATGGCAATTAAAAATAGAGATACCACCATGGCAATAACCATCAAAACTGCAGAAGAAATTGAAAAAATGCGCGTTGCAGGGCGCTTAGCGGCAGAAGTATTAGAAATGATCGGTCCTTTTGTAAAAAAAGGCGTAACAACTGACGAATTAAACGACATTTGCCACCGCTATATTGTCGAAGAGCAAGACGCAATTCCTGCACCGCTCAATTATCATGGATTTCCAAAGTCGATTTGTACTTCTGTTAACCATGTCATCTGTCACGGTATCCCAAGCGATAAAAAACTAAAAGACGGCGACATTATTAACGTCGATGTAACTGTCATCAAAGATGGCTACCACGGCGATACTAGTAAAATGTTTATCGTAGGCAAAGGCAGCATTTTAGCCAACCGCTTAGTTAAGACGACACAAGAGAGTCTTTACAAAGCAATTAGAATGGTAAAACCAGGTGTCCAGCTTGGTGATATCGGCCACGCTATCCAAACATACTGTGAAGGTATGAACTACTCAATCGTGCGCGAATACTGTGGTCACGGCATTGGTGCAGAGTTTCACGAAGACCCACAAGTTGTGCACTACGGCCGACCAGGTACAGGTGAAACGCTACAAGCTGGCATGTGTTTAACTATCGAGCCAATGGTTAATGCGGGTAAGCGTCACAGTAAAATGGCCAACAATGACGGTTGGACTGTTGTAACAAAAGATCGCTCGCTTTCGGCGCAATGGGAACATACGCTACTTGTAACCGACAACGGCGTAGAAATTCTAACACTGCGTAGCGATGAAGAAATAGAACGCGTCATCGAGCACGCTTAATCAGTAAGGAAAAATATGTCGCCACCACCAGCACCGTTAACTATTGACAATACCGAGCCAAGAAACCTCATTAGCACCTGTAAGCAGGCTAGTATTGATTTTTCTCATTGGCTAAATGAGCAATTTAACAATGGTGGCGCAATTCGTGAGCTCCTTCATCAACGCTGTAATTTCGTCGATGACATGTTGCGTCAACTATGGCAACACTTTGATCTACACCAAGAGCAAGTTGCCCTGATAGCCGTTGGTGGCTATGGTCGCGGCGAATTACACCCTCACTCCGACGTCGATCTATTATTGCTCTCAGCAAAATCACTATCAAATGAACAAACTGAAAAAATTGGTCAGTTCATTACTATGATGTGGGATGTAAAATTTGACGTTGGACACAGCGTTCGAACGCTAAAAGAAACCCTCAACATCGGACAAGCTGATATTACTGTCGCGACAAATCTCATGGAAAGCCGTTTACTGGCGGGCCCAGAAGATTTATATCAGCAATTACAAGATGCCATCGAACAACCTGACTTTTGGCCAAGTAGCGAATTTTATCTCGCTAAACGCGATGAACAAATTGCCAGACACGAAGCCAATAATGCTTTTGATTTAGAACCCAATATAAAAACCTGTCCAGGTGGATTGCGCGATATTCAAACCGTTGGTTGGATTGCCAAGCGCCATTTTAAGACCACCATTGTCGAACATCTAGTTCAACACGGTTTTTTATCACAAGATGAGTTAGAGCAATTACTGCGCTGTCAGGATTTTTTGTGGCGCATGCGGTTTGCCTTGCATCAAACTGCGGGTCGTGGCGAAGACAAACTATTATTTAATCATCAGCACGATGTAGCAATTGCCATGGGCTACAGCGACAGCGAACAACTTGCTGTTGAATGTATGATGAAGCATTACTATCAGGTTGTTCGCGAAGTTGCAGAGCTTTGTGAGATGCTACTTCAATTATTCAAACGCGAGTTTTTGGGCCGTATCAAATCACTAGATGTTTGTATTATTGATGACAATTACCAACGCCGTGGTCACTTTTTAGAAACCAGCAATGACAACTTGTTTGCAGATCCATCTCACATTATTTCACTGTTTCTCAACGTAGCCAAAGACAAAGAAATCACCGGCATTTACGCTCCGACCTTGCGTCAATTGCGGATTGCCCGTGATGGTTTGCGTGAGCCTCTGTGCGATGATGAGAAATGCCGCACCGCATTTATGAGTATCATCAAGCACCCCGACGGAATTCGCGCGTTATCGATGATGCACAAACACGGCATCTTAGGCAGTTACCTGCCTGCATGGCAACAAATAAGCGGACAAATGCAGTTCGACTTATTTCACGCTTATACAGTTGATGAGCACACACATCGCCTATTAAAGAATATCGACCGCTTTTCACAAGCAAAATACAAAGATGAATTCCCACTGTGCAGTGTCTTGATCCACACACTCGCTAAAAAAGGGTTATTGGTGTTAGCGGCAATATTTCACGATATTGGCAAAGGACGCGGTGGTGATCACAGCGAACTAGGCGCATTAGACGCTCTAGAGTTTGGTCGCCAGCACAAACTCAATGAACACGATACGCGCCTCATTGCATGGCTGGTTGAAAATCACCTTGTGATGTCAGTAACGGCCCAACGCCGTGATATTCATGATCCCGATGTCATCAACACTTTCGCCAATATAGTGCAAGATGAAACTCGCCTTGCCTACCTTTACTGTCTAACGGTGGCAGATATTTGCGCAACAAATAACAAACTGTGGAACAACTGGAAAGGCTCTTTATTACGCGAATTATATTTCTATACGTTGCGCGCGCTGCGCCGCGGCGCACAAGGCGATGTAGACGCCGAGGAACGTATTATCGAATACAAAGCTAAGGCACTGCATCAGTTAACTAGTATTGAAGCACCATATAGCAGCGATGAGGTTGAACGCCTGTGGGGCAGCTTTCAGCCTGATTACTTCCTGCGACATACGCCAGTTGCTATTGCCCAACACAGCGATTTAATTTTACGCAGTAAAAAGCCTAACAAACCGATTATTTCTATCTTCCACAGTAAAGACAACACGGTGAGTGAGCTCTTTGTTTACACGCAGGACATGAGTAACTTATTTGCCAAAGTAATGCGTGTGCTGGGCAGCAAAAACGTGCAAATTAACGATGCTCACGTGATGGCAACGACAGATGGCTGGGCGTTAGACACCTTTAATATTACTGAACATACTGGCGATGCTATAATCGACGCACCGCGCGTTAAGTCTATAGTTCAGGCGTTGACTAAATCGCTAACGCAGAAAAACTTTAGACCCCACAGTAATCGCAGAATATCGCGCCAAACTAAACAGTTTAACGTACCAACTCAAGTCGCTTTTATTAATAGCGATCACGAACAACACACGCTATTTGAATTGGTCGCACTAGACATGCCCGGTCTGTTAGCCACCGTTGGTGATGTTTTTACAAAACACAAAATAACCCTACACAATGCAAAGATCACCACTATTGGTGAACGCGTAGAAGACTTTTTTATTATCGCTAATCAAGAAGGGCTTCCCCTTTGTTCTGATCAGCAATCGACATTACAACAATCACTTATCAAAGCGATTGAGAAATTAAATCAACATTAAAAATTTAAATAATAGGAATTAGTCATGAGTGACTTACAACAAATTATTGAACACGCTTTTGAAACCCGCGATTCATACACGGCGCAAACAGCAACTGATGAAGTAAAAAACGCCGTTGCTCAAGCCATTGCAATGCTAGATAGCGGTGAGGCACGCGTTGCTGAAAAAATCAGTGGTGAGTGGGTTGTGCACCAATGGCTAAAGAAAGCCGTACTTTTATTCTTCAAGTTACACGATAACGAAATTATCGACGGTGGTGATACCCAATACTTCGATAAAGTACCACAAAAGTTCGCCAACTACACCGAGCAGCAATTTAAAGATGAAGGCATGCGCGTTGTGCCACCAGCAACCGTTCGTCAAGGCTGTTACATTGCTAAAAACGTGGTGCTAATGCCGTCATACACCAACATCGGCGCCTA
This DNA window, taken from Psychrobium sp. MM17-31, encodes the following:
- the map gene encoding type I methionyl aminopeptidase — protein: MAITIKTAEEIEKMRVAGRLAAEVLEMIGPFVKKGVTTDELNDICHRYIVEEQDAIPAPLNYHGFPKSICTSVNHVICHGIPSDKKLKDGDIINVDVTVIKDGYHGDTSKMFIVGKGSILANRLVKTTQESLYKAIRMVKPGVQLGDIGHAIQTYCEGMNYSIVREYCGHGIGAEFHEDPQVVHYGRPGTGETLQAGMCLTIEPMVNAGKRHSKMANNDGWTVVTKDRSLSAQWEHTLLVTDNGVEILTLRSDEEIERVIEHA
- the tsf gene encoding translation elongation factor Ts → MAITAKLVKELRDRTGAGMMDCKKALTETNGDIEAAIDQMRKNGQAKAAKKAGNIAAEGTIIVKQKEGVAALVEVNCQTDFVAKDAGFLAFANEVADAAIAEELTSEELQAKFEETRIALVAKIGENMNIRRVEYVKGGSLASYRHGERIGVVVAGEADEETLKHVAMHVAASRPEFVNPEDVPAEVVERERKLQIEIAMNEGKPAEIAEKMVAGRMKKFTGEVSLTGQAFIMEPKQTVGQILKAKNASVSSFIRLEVGEGIEKKEEDFAAEVEAQIAAAKQ
- the glnD gene encoding [protein-PII] uridylyltransferase, coding for MSPPPAPLTIDNTEPRNLISTCKQASIDFSHWLNEQFNNGGAIRELLHQRCNFVDDMLRQLWQHFDLHQEQVALIAVGGYGRGELHPHSDVDLLLLSAKSLSNEQTEKIGQFITMMWDVKFDVGHSVRTLKETLNIGQADITVATNLMESRLLAGPEDLYQQLQDAIEQPDFWPSSEFYLAKRDEQIARHEANNAFDLEPNIKTCPGGLRDIQTVGWIAKRHFKTTIVEHLVQHGFLSQDELEQLLRCQDFLWRMRFALHQTAGRGEDKLLFNHQHDVAIAMGYSDSEQLAVECMMKHYYQVVREVAELCEMLLQLFKREFLGRIKSLDVCIIDDNYQRRGHFLETSNDNLFADPSHIISLFLNVAKDKEITGIYAPTLRQLRIARDGLREPLCDDEKCRTAFMSIIKHPDGIRALSMMHKHGILGSYLPAWQQISGQMQFDLFHAYTVDEHTHRLLKNIDRFSQAKYKDEFPLCSVLIHTLAKKGLLVLAAIFHDIGKGRGGDHSELGALDALEFGRQHKLNEHDTRLIAWLVENHLVMSVTAQRRDIHDPDVINTFANIVQDETRLAYLYCLTVADICATNNKLWNNWKGSLLRELYFYTLRALRRGAQGDVDAEERIIEYKAKALHQLTSIEAPYSSDEVERLWGSFQPDYFLRHTPVAIAQHSDLILRSKKPNKPIISIFHSKDNTVSELFVYTQDMSNLFAKVMRVLGSKNVQINDAHVMATTDGWALDTFNITEHTGDAIIDAPRVKSIVQALTKSLTQKNFRPHSNRRISRQTKQFNVPTQVAFINSDHEQHTLFELVALDMPGLLATVGDVFTKHKITLHNAKITTIGERVEDFFIIANQEGLPLCSDQQSTLQQSLIKAIEKLNQH
- the pyrH gene encoding UMP kinase encodes the protein MTANPKPTYRRILLKLSGEALVGEQGFGIDPKVLDRMAQEIKELVELGVQVGIVLGGGNIYRGESLAEAGMNRVVGDQMGMLATVMNGLAMRDALHRAYVNARLMSAVDLKGVCDSYNWAEAISMLKEGRVVIFSAGTGNPFFTTDSAACLRGIEIEADVVLKGTKVDGVYSDDPVKNPDAEMYAELDYATVLEKELKVMDLAAFTLARDHDMPIRVFNMNKPGALRSVIMGEGTGTLIHAGTTKI
- the rpsB gene encoding 30S ribosomal protein S2, which gives rise to MATVSMRDMLQAGVHFGHQTRYWNPKMKPFIFGARNKVHIINLEQTAPMFNEALAVLSNVASKKGKILFVGTKRAAGDAIKEAALECDQFYVNHRWLGGMLTNWKTVRQSIKRLKDLEQQSQDGTFAKLVKKEALMRTREMEKLEKSLGGIKNMNGLPDVIFVIDADHEHIAVKEANNLGIPVVAIVDTNSNPDGIDYIVPGNDDAIRAIQLYTKAAATAVNEGRNNTVAAQAETDGFVEAE